The following coding sequences lie in one Pseudomonas sp. B33.4 genomic window:
- a CDS encoding GtrA family protein, whose translation MTSQSRASLAQLLRYGLVGGAVNLGGYLLFILITWLGMEPKAAMTVLYVAGASAGFWSNRNWTFGHRGGIAGPAFKYFGAHVCGYLLNYVILAVFADHLHFPYRVVQAVAILAVAGFLFVTFKFLVFPRPDPIARSNP comes from the coding sequence ATGACATCACAATCGCGCGCGTCGCTCGCCCAGCTGCTTCGCTATGGCCTCGTCGGTGGGGCCGTGAATTTAGGCGGCTATCTCCTGTTCATATTAATCACCTGGCTAGGAATGGAGCCGAAGGCAGCAATGACGGTACTTTATGTTGCGGGCGCGAGCGCTGGATTCTGGAGCAACCGCAACTGGACGTTCGGCCACCGCGGCGGCATCGCCGGGCCGGCATTCAAGTACTTCGGCGCTCATGTTTGCGGATACCTCCTGAACTACGTGATTCTCGCGGTCTTCGCCGACCACCTGCACTTTCCATATCGCGTCGTGCAGGCGGTGGCGATACTAGCGGTAGCGGGCTTCTTGTTCGTCACATTCAAGTTTCTTGTGTTTCCTCGTCCCGATCCGATCGCCAGGAGCAACCCGTGA
- a CDS encoding acetyltransferase, which produces MTGLIIFGAGPFAQLVYRYATNDLGMQVHAFTVDESYLPDGISELDGIPLLGWQTVCNRFAPADVMVFVAVGYRSMLARESAYRSIKQCGYPLANLMHPTAWIAADAVIGDNVIVMPGAVIETGVKLGSNNVIWSNATLCHDSKIGDHNFIAANATLGGNVTIGARNFIGFSAVVMQSRRIGDDTLIGAQSMVNRDTQDLCVYVGAPARRLRTLDPATAVTVSDQG; this is translated from the coding sequence ATGACAGGATTGATCATCTTCGGCGCGGGACCGTTTGCACAACTGGTGTACCGGTACGCGACAAACGATCTCGGCATGCAGGTTCACGCATTTACCGTCGACGAATCGTATCTGCCCGACGGAATCTCAGAGCTCGACGGCATACCATTGCTCGGCTGGCAAACAGTGTGCAATCGCTTCGCACCCGCTGACGTGATGGTGTTCGTCGCGGTTGGCTATCGAAGCATGCTGGCAAGGGAAAGCGCGTATCGCTCGATTAAACAATGCGGCTACCCACTTGCCAATCTAATGCATCCGACCGCGTGGATCGCCGCCGATGCGGTTATCGGGGATAACGTGATTGTCATGCCCGGCGCTGTCATCGAGACGGGCGTTAAGCTCGGCTCGAATAACGTAATCTGGTCGAACGCCACCCTGTGCCACGACAGCAAAATCGGCGATCACAATTTCATCGCCGCCAATGCGACGCTCGGCGGCAATGTCACGATCGGTGCTCGCAACTTCATCGGCTTCTCGGCCGTGGTGATGCAAAGCAGGCGCATCGGAGACGATACCCTGATTGGCGCCCAGTCGATGGTCAATCGCGACACGCAAGACCTCTGCGTCTATGTTGGTGCGCCGGCGCGGCGGCTACGCACACTCGATCCGGCAACGGCCGTAACCGTCAGCGATCAGGGGTGA
- a CDS encoding glycosyltransferase family 2 protein, with protein sequence MMLKLSVVTSLYRSAGYIDEFYLRIVADAQKLTSSFEIVFVNDASPDDSLELARRLCASDPRVRVIDLARNVGQHRALITGMRYASGEHVFVIDVDLEEEPENLGRFWHEMDEDPETDVVVGQLEKKTLPFAKAFTSDLFYKVFNALSPVQVSDRDIVSRLMKRSYVSALLQYGETELFLPAVWKDAGFRQKRIVATKIFDGNSSYTFRKKLTMAIDAITSFSSKPLTGIFYLGLLSSGIATTVILYLLARKLFWGHVFLGWTSLMAALFLIGGVIIFSIGVVGIYISKIFLEVKRRPTSLVRAIYHDDRAHAPPASDESCRERE encoded by the coding sequence ATGATGTTAAAGCTCTCCGTGGTGACCAGCCTTTATCGGTCGGCAGGCTACATCGACGAGTTTTATCTCCGCATTGTGGCTGATGCGCAAAAACTCACATCGTCTTTTGAGATTGTGTTTGTCAACGATGCGTCTCCCGACGATTCATTGGAATTGGCGCGCCGGTTGTGCGCGTCTGACCCCCGCGTCAGGGTGATCGATCTCGCGCGCAACGTCGGTCAGCATCGCGCACTAATCACCGGCATGCGCTACGCAAGCGGCGAGCATGTTTTCGTAATCGACGTCGATCTCGAGGAAGAACCGGAGAATCTTGGCCGCTTCTGGCACGAGATGGACGAGGACCCGGAAACCGACGTGGTGGTAGGCCAACTCGAGAAGAAGACACTTCCGTTCGCGAAAGCCTTCACCAGCGACCTCTTTTACAAAGTGTTCAACGCGCTCTCGCCGGTGCAGGTATCAGATCGCGATATCGTCTCGCGGCTCATGAAACGCAGCTATGTGAGCGCTCTACTGCAGTACGGTGAAACGGAACTGTTTCTTCCCGCAGTCTGGAAAGATGCGGGATTCAGACAGAAGCGCATCGTTGCGACAAAAATATTCGATGGCAACTCGTCGTACACCTTTCGCAAGAAGTTAACGATGGCAATCGACGCGATCACGTCGTTCAGCAGCAAGCCGCTTACCGGGATCTTCTACCTGGGCCTACTTTCGTCGGGCATCGCGACGACAGTGATTCTCTACCTCCTCGCGCGAAAGCTGTTCTGGGGGCATGTGTTTCTCGGGTGGACGTCGCTGATGGCCGCGCTGTTCCTGATCGGCGGCGTCATTATCTTTTCGATTGGAGTGGTCGGAATCTACATCTCCAAGATCTTCCTCGAGGTGAAGAGGCGTCCGACTTCGCTGGTTAGAGCCATCTATCATGACGACCGCGCTCACGCCCCACCTGCGAGCGATGAATCGTGTAGGGAGCGCGAATGA
- a CDS encoding WbqC family protein → MTRKVAILQSNYVPWKGYFDLIRSVDEFILYDEVQYTKNDWRNRNRIKTQTGVQWLTIPVRQDRLGQKISETRVVDSRWAARHWRTVVNNYARAPHFEKYAPMVEAWYSEAGACELLSDINAFFIREVCAIFGITTHITSSRDYELEGDRVERLVGICRQAGADIYLSGPAASDYLDETLFTNAGVRVEWMQYDGYPEYPQLFPPFAHGVSILDLLFNVGPEHAAFMRVR, encoded by the coding sequence ATGACCAGGAAAGTCGCCATTCTCCAGTCGAACTACGTACCGTGGAAGGGTTACTTCGATCTGATCCGCTCAGTTGACGAGTTCATCCTGTACGACGAGGTGCAGTACACAAAGAATGACTGGCGCAATCGTAATCGCATCAAAACCCAAACCGGCGTGCAATGGCTGACGATTCCCGTCCGCCAGGACCGACTAGGACAGAAGATCAGCGAGACGCGAGTAGTCGATTCGCGCTGGGCAGCACGACACTGGAGAACTGTCGTTAACAATTATGCGCGTGCGCCCCACTTCGAAAAATATGCTCCTATGGTCGAAGCGTGGTACAGCGAGGCCGGTGCGTGCGAACTACTGTCAGATATTAATGCGTTTTTCATTCGCGAGGTCTGCGCGATTTTCGGCATCACCACCCACATTACTTCATCAAGAGACTATGAGCTCGAAGGCGACCGGGTCGAACGGCTGGTTGGCATCTGCCGGCAGGCGGGTGCGGATATTTATCTGTCAGGCCCGGCCGCCAGCGACTATCTCGACGAAACTCTCTTTACCAATGCTGGTGTACGCGTCGAATGGATGCAATATGACGGCTACCCGGAATATCCGCAGCTCTTTCCGCCGTTCGCGCATGGCGTGAGCATACTAGATCTGCTTTTCAACGTCGGCCCCGAGCATGCGGCTTTCATGAGGGTCCGATGA
- a CDS encoding ATP-binding cassette domain-containing protein translates to MTHVSRTAALVSLNQLGFQFANGVTLFEALNLNFDGQPTAIVGRNGVGKSVLARLIAGQLQPDFGSVARSASAHYVAQTFVTTPGQTVADATGTATVIRALERLKLGGATAEDFDLIGERWDLAERLRQMLDEAALTDITATDLTENLSGGQQARIALIGALLSQAQLLVLDEPTNHLDTAGRQWLMSSLDRWRGGLIVVSHDRQMLEQMQRIVELTPLGATVFSGRFSEFTEQRRVHQQAAQAQLDQARTERQRERTRLQREHDAIQRHAAGSRRNAQSANVSGFERAALKAAARDIMGHVKVGHQARKSDLDERVREAYENVLPDDGVLINLPGSAVPNNRRVCTLIDACLPWLPADAPTTRLDLTIQGPLRIAVSGHNGCGKSTLLKLLAGEWTPVSGECITHVAFAFLDQQLKLLDDRTSIVDQLQAQQTPLSEGTLRSYLAQLQLDAQRATRPCGSLSGGERLKAALALALWRQTPAQLLLLDEPTNHLDLACVEAFEKALQTFPGAIVAVSHDQGFLRALNPSHHLIWHREGWRWQPTS, encoded by the coding sequence ATGACTCACGTCTCGCGTACAGCCGCACTCGTTTCCCTGAATCAACTGGGTTTTCAGTTCGCCAATGGCGTCACGCTATTCGAAGCCCTGAACCTGAATTTCGATGGTCAACCGACCGCTATCGTCGGGCGCAATGGCGTCGGCAAAAGTGTGCTCGCACGCTTGATTGCCGGGCAGTTGCAGCCTGATTTCGGCAGCGTGGCACGTTCAGCGTCCGCGCACTATGTCGCGCAAACCTTCGTCACCACACCTGGACAAACCGTAGCTGACGCGACAGGAACAGCCACGGTGATCCGCGCACTGGAACGACTGAAACTCGGTGGTGCCACAGCCGAAGATTTCGATCTCATCGGTGAACGCTGGGATCTGGCAGAACGATTGCGTCAAATGCTTGATGAGGCCGCGCTGACCGATATCACCGCGACGGATCTGACCGAAAATCTCAGCGGTGGCCAGCAAGCCAGGATTGCCTTGATCGGTGCGCTGCTGAGTCAGGCGCAATTACTGGTGCTCGACGAGCCGACCAATCACCTCGACACTGCCGGTCGACAGTGGCTGATGAGCTCGCTCGATCGCTGGCGTGGCGGACTGATCGTCGTCAGTCATGACCGGCAAATGCTGGAGCAGATGCAGCGAATCGTCGAACTTACGCCGCTGGGGGCTACAGTTTTCAGCGGCAGGTTTTCGGAGTTCACCGAGCAACGTCGAGTACATCAACAAGCAGCGCAGGCGCAACTCGATCAGGCCCGCACCGAACGTCAGCGCGAACGTACGCGACTGCAACGCGAGCACGACGCCATTCAGCGTCACGCGGCCGGCAGCCGTCGCAACGCACAATCCGCTAACGTCTCTGGCTTCGAACGGGCTGCGCTGAAAGCGGCCGCGCGAGACATCATGGGCCACGTAAAGGTCGGCCATCAGGCACGCAAATCCGATCTGGATGAGCGCGTGCGTGAGGCGTACGAAAACGTATTGCCGGACGACGGCGTACTGATCAATCTGCCGGGCAGTGCGGTTCCAAACAATCGTCGAGTGTGCACACTGATCGACGCGTGCCTGCCATGGTTGCCGGCAGATGCGCCCACCACCCGGCTTGACCTCACCATTCAGGGACCGCTGCGCATCGCAGTCAGCGGTCACAACGGTTGTGGCAAATCAACGCTGCTGAAATTGCTGGCGGGTGAATGGACGCCAGTCAGTGGCGAATGCATCACGCATGTGGCTTTTGCCTTTCTCGATCAACAGCTGAAACTGCTGGATGACCGCACTTCTATTGTCGATCAATTGCAGGCACAGCAAACGCCCCTGAGCGAAGGCACCTTGCGCAGTTACCTCGCGCAATTACAACTGGACGCACAACGCGCCACGCGGCCATGCGGCTCGCTCAGTGGTGGCGAACGCTTGAAAGCTGCCCTCGCGTTGGCGCTGTGGCGCCAGACACCCGCACAATTGCTGCTGCTGGATGAGCCCACCAATCATCTTGATCTGGCTTGCGTGGAGGCTTTCGAGAAAGCCTTGCAGACATTTCCCGGAGCGATTGTCGCGGTTTCCCACGATCAGGGGTTTTTGCGGGCATTGAACCCAAGCCATCATTTGATCTGGCACCGCGAAGGCTGGCGCTGGCAACCGACGAGCTGA
- a CDS encoding DNA topoisomerase IB, whose protein sequence is MPDTELITELPSDLHYVDDTQPGITRKKRRGKFSYFKPSGERISDPDEIKRINALAVPPAYTDVWICADPCGHLQATGRDARGRKQYRYHPRWREVRDADKYSRLREFGLALPKLRKQLEALLAAPGFSRDKVMATVITLLDATLIRVGNTQYARDNRSYGLTTLRSRHVEVNGSAILFQFRGKSGIEHQITVKDRRLARIIKRCLEIPGQNLFQYLDENGERHTVSSSDVNSYLQTLTGADFTAKDYRTWAGSALALAVLRELQWESETEAKRHVVEMVKGVARQLGNTPAVCRKCYIHPAVVEKFMLGALAELPRPRVRKGLRAEEVALAMFLERMSEMTDAP, encoded by the coding sequence ATGCCCGACACCGAGCTGATTACCGAGCTGCCCTCCGATCTGCATTACGTTGATGACACCCAGCCCGGTATCACCCGCAAGAAACGGCGCGGCAAGTTCAGCTATTTCAAACCGTCTGGCGAGCGCATCAGCGACCCAGATGAAATCAAACGCATCAATGCTCTCGCCGTGCCGCCGGCTTATACCGATGTGTGGATCTGCGCCGACCCGTGCGGCCACTTGCAAGCCACCGGCCGTGATGCCCGTGGCCGCAAGCAATATCGCTATCACCCGCGCTGGCGCGAAGTGCGCGATGCCGACAAGTATTCACGCCTGCGCGAGTTCGGTCTGGCGCTGCCAAAGTTGCGCAAACAACTGGAGGCGTTGCTGGCCGCGCCCGGCTTCAGTCGCGACAAGGTCATGGCCACGGTAATCACCCTGCTCGACGCCACACTGATTCGCGTCGGCAACACGCAATACGCCCGCGACAATCGCTCCTATGGCCTGACCACCCTGCGCAGTCGACATGTCGAGGTCAACGGCAGCGCAATCCTGTTCCAGTTTCGCGGAAAGAGCGGCATCGAACATCAGATCACCGTCAAAGACCGGCGCCTGGCGCGCATCATCAAGCGTTGTCTGGAAATTCCCGGGCAGAACCTGTTCCAGTATCTGGATGAAAACGGCGAGCGCCACACCGTCAGCTCTTCCGACGTCAACAGTTACCTGCAAACCCTCACCGGCGCTGACTTCACCGCCAAGGACTATCGCACCTGGGCCGGCAGCGCTCTGGCGTTGGCGGTGTTGCGCGAGTTGCAATGGGAGTCCGAGACCGAAGCCAAGCGGCACGTGGTCGAGATGGTCAAAGGCGTCGCCAGGCAGCTGGGCAACACGCCGGCGGTTTGCCGAAAGTGCTACATCCACCCTGCTGTGGTGGAAAAATTCATGCTCGGCGCGCTTGCCGAACTGCCGCGTCCGCGTGTGCGCAAGGGCTTGCGGGCCGAGGAAGTCGCATTGGCAATGTTTCTTGAGCGAATGAGCGAAATGACCGACGCACCTTGA
- the modC gene encoding molybdenum ABC transporter ATP-binding protein — protein sequence MIDVRLNRVYSGFSLDVDLNLPGRGVTALYGHSGSGKTTCLRCIAGLERAEQGFVQINDEVWQDSEKGIFVPPHKRALGYVFQEASLFPHLSVLANLQFGLKRIAKSQRRVDMAQATELLGIGHLLERHPQHLSGGERQRVGIARALLTSPKLLLMDEPLAALDSQRKSEILPYLQRLHDELDIPVLYVSHAQDEVARLADHLVLLSEGKALASGPIGETLARLDLPMAMGDDAGVIIEGQVSAYDADYQLLSLQLPATEMSIRVTHAPMALGQALRCKVHARDISLTLQNSEFSSILNRLPVTVVSEQSADNAAHVLIRLDAGGTPLLARITRYSRDQLGVHPGQRLWAQIKAVAVLA from the coding sequence ATGATCGATGTACGTCTGAACAGGGTCTATTCGGGCTTCAGTCTCGATGTCGATCTGAACCTGCCGGGCCGTGGCGTGACCGCGCTTTATGGGCACTCGGGCTCCGGCAAAACCACCTGCCTGCGCTGCATCGCCGGACTTGAGCGCGCCGAACAAGGTTTCGTTCAGATCAACGACGAAGTCTGGCAGGACAGCGAAAAAGGCATTTTCGTCCCGCCACACAAACGTGCGCTCGGCTATGTGTTTCAGGAGGCCAGCCTGTTCCCGCATTTGTCGGTGCTGGCCAATCTGCAATTCGGCCTCAAGCGCATTGCCAAATCCCAGCGCCGGGTCGATATGGCACAGGCCACCGAACTCTTGGGCATCGGTCATTTGCTCGAACGCCATCCGCAACATTTGTCGGGCGGTGAACGCCAGCGTGTCGGGATCGCCCGAGCGTTGCTGACCAGCCCGAAACTGTTGCTGATGGACGAACCGCTGGCGGCCCTCGACAGCCAGCGCAAAAGTGAAATCCTGCCTTACCTGCAACGCCTGCATGACGAACTGGACATTCCCGTGCTGTACGTCAGCCATGCTCAGGACGAAGTCGCCCGGCTGGCCGATCACCTGGTGTTGCTCAGCGAAGGCAAAGCGCTGGCCAGCGGCCCGATCGGCGAAACCCTCGCGCGCCTGGACCTGCCGATGGCCATGGGCGATGACGCCGGCGTGATCATTGAAGGCCAGGTCAGCGCTTACGACGCCGACTATCAACTGCTGAGCCTGCAACTGCCGGCCACCGAGATGAGTATCCGCGTCACCCACGCGCCGATGGCGCTGGGTCAGGCCCTGCGCTGCAAAGTGCACGCGCGCGATATCAGCCTGACCCTGCAGAACAGTGAATTCAGCAGCATTCTCAATCGACTGCCAGTCACGGTGGTCAGTGAGCAATCGGCCGACAACGCCGCCCACGTGCTGATTCGTCTCGATGCGGGCGGCACCCCGCTGCTCGCGCGCATCACCCGCTATTCCAGAGATCAATTGGGCGTGCACCCGGGCCAGCGATTGTGGGCGCAGATCAAAGCGGTCGCGGTCCTCGCCTGA
- the modB gene encoding molybdate ABC transporter permease subunit, whose product MSLTSADFAAIWLTLKLASLTTAILLVVGTPIALWLSHTRSWLRGPIGAIVALPLVLPPTVIGFYLLLMMGPHGFLGQFTQWLGLGTLTFSFTGLVIGSVIYSMPFVVQPLQNAFSAIGTRPLEVAATLRANPWDTFFSVILPLARPGFITAAILGFAHTVGEFGVVLMIGGNIPDKTRVVSVQIYDHVEAMEYAQAHWLAGAMLVFSFLVLLALYSSRKTRAGWS is encoded by the coding sequence ATGTCGCTGACGAGTGCCGATTTCGCGGCGATCTGGCTGACCCTCAAACTGGCGTCCCTGACCACTGCGATCCTGTTGGTTGTCGGCACTCCGATTGCCCTGTGGTTGTCGCACACCCGTTCGTGGCTGCGCGGCCCGATCGGAGCGATCGTCGCCCTGCCCCTCGTACTGCCACCGACCGTGATCGGTTTCTATCTGTTGCTGATGATGGGCCCGCACGGCTTTCTCGGCCAATTCACCCAATGGCTGGGCCTGGGCACCCTGACCTTCAGCTTCACCGGGCTGGTGATCGGTTCGGTGATCTATTCCATGCCTTTCGTGGTGCAACCGTTGCAAAACGCGTTCTCGGCGATCGGCACCCGTCCACTGGAAGTGGCCGCAACCTTGCGCGCCAATCCCTGGGACACTTTTTTCAGCGTGATTCTGCCGCTGGCCCGCCCCGGTTTTATCACCGCGGCGATCCTCGGCTTCGCGCATACCGTCGGTGAGTTCGGCGTGGTGCTGATGATCGGCGGCAACATTCCCGACAAGACTCGCGTGGTTTCCGTGCAAATCTACGACCACGTAGAAGCAATGGAATACGCGCAGGCCCACTGGTTGGCCGGGGCGATGCTGGTGTTCTCGTTTCTGGTATTGCTGGCGCTGTATTCCAGCCGCAAGACCCGTGCAGGCTGGAGCTGA
- the modA gene encoding molybdate ABC transporter substrate-binding protein, whose product MTIRASRFAPTCLASLLAVFAVGAVQADEVQVAVAANFTAPIQAIAADFEKDTGHKLVAAYGATGQFYTQIKNGAPFEVFLSADDTTPEKLEKEGDTVKGSRFTYAIGTLALWSAKEGYVDGKGEVLKKNEYQHLSIANPKAAPYGLAATQVLEKLKLTEATKAKIVEGQNITQAYQFVSTGNAELGFVALSQIYKDGKVSSGSAWIVPADMHDPIKQDAVILNKGKDNAAAKALVEYLKGPKAAAVIKSYGYQL is encoded by the coding sequence ATGACCATTCGTGCCTCACGTTTTGCCCCTACCTGCCTGGCCTCTTTACTCGCGGTCTTCGCCGTCGGCGCTGTTCAGGCCGATGAAGTGCAGGTGGCAGTTGCGGCCAACTTCACCGCACCGATCCAGGCCATTGCCGCCGATTTCGAAAAAGACACCGGGCACAAACTGGTCGCAGCGTACGGCGCCACTGGCCAGTTCTACACCCAGATCAAGAACGGCGCGCCGTTCGAAGTGTTCCTTTCCGCCGACGACACCACCCCGGAAAAGCTCGAAAAAGAAGGCGATACCGTCAAAGGTTCGCGCTTCACCTACGCCATCGGCACGCTGGCGCTGTGGTCAGCGAAAGAAGGTTATGTCGATGGGAAAGGCGAGGTTCTGAAAAAGAACGAGTACCAGCACCTGTCCATCGCCAACCCGAAAGCAGCGCCTTACGGCCTGGCCGCCACGCAAGTGCTGGAAAAACTCAAACTGACCGAGGCCACCAAAGCCAAGATCGTCGAAGGCCAGAACATCACTCAGGCTTACCAGTTCGTCTCGACCGGTAACGCGGAGCTGGGTTTTGTCGCTCTGTCACAGATTTACAAGGACGGCAAGGTCAGCAGCGGTTCGGCGTGGATCGTCCCTGCTGATATGCACGACCCGATCAAACAGGACGCCGTCATTCTGAACAAAGGCAAGGACAACGCCGCCGCCAAGGCACTGGTTGAATACCTCAAAGGCCCGAAAGCCGCTGCGGTGATCAAGTCCTACGGTTACCAGCTCTAA
- a CDS encoding nitronate monooxygenase, which yields MSQWPDTRILDLLGIELPIIQGPMAGATNSSMVIAVCNAGGLGSMPAAMLSIEQLREELKTIRQHTDKPFNVNFFCHQPPAANEQRAREWKQLLEPYYRELGADFDAPTPVSNRAPFDAAACAVLEEFRPEVVSFHFGLPEQSLLDRVKATGAKILSSATTVDEAIWLEQHGCDAIIVMGYEAGGHRGMFLSDELSSQVGTFALVPQVVDAVNVPVIAAGAIADARGVAAAFTLGASAVQVGTAYLFTPEAKVSAAHHKALRTAKESETAITNIFTGRPARGILNRVMREVGPMSPKAPAFPLAGGALMPLRTIDEAGFANLWAGQAFPLGKDLNSAELTRQLAEGALAKLTRQ from the coding sequence ATGAGCCAATGGCCAGACACCCGCATTCTTGATCTGCTCGGCATTGAGCTGCCGATCATTCAGGGCCCGATGGCCGGTGCGACGAATTCGTCGATGGTCATCGCCGTGTGCAATGCCGGCGGCCTGGGTTCGATGCCGGCGGCGATGCTGAGCATCGAGCAATTGCGCGAAGAGCTGAAAACCATTCGCCAACACACCGACAAGCCCTTCAACGTGAACTTCTTCTGCCATCAGCCACCGGCGGCGAATGAGCAACGCGCACGTGAATGGAAGCAGCTGCTGGAACCGTATTACCGCGAACTGGGCGCCGATTTCGACGCACCTACACCGGTGTCCAACCGAGCGCCGTTCGATGCGGCAGCCTGCGCAGTGCTGGAAGAATTTCGGCCTGAGGTCGTGAGTTTTCACTTCGGTCTGCCAGAGCAATCCTTGCTCGATCGGGTCAAGGCGACCGGGGCAAAAATTCTCTCCTCGGCCACCACTGTCGATGAAGCGATCTGGCTGGAACAGCACGGCTGCGACGCAATTATCGTCATGGGCTACGAGGCTGGCGGCCATCGAGGCATGTTTCTCAGTGATGAACTGAGCAGTCAGGTGGGCACGTTTGCCCTGGTGCCCCAAGTGGTCGACGCGGTGAACGTACCGGTGATTGCCGCCGGCGCCATTGCCGATGCACGCGGCGTGGCGGCGGCGTTCACATTGGGAGCATCGGCGGTACAGGTCGGCACGGCCTATCTGTTCACGCCAGAAGCGAAAGTCAGCGCCGCTCACCACAAGGCATTGCGCACGGCCAAGGAAAGCGAAACGGCGATCACCAATATCTTCACCGGACGTCCGGCGCGGGGTATTCTCAACCGCGTCATGCGTGAGGTCGGCCCGATGTCGCCGAAGGCACCAGCATTTCCCTTGGCCGGCGGTGCGTTGATGCCGCTGCGAACGATCGACGAGGCCGGGTTTGCCAACCTCTGGGCCGGTCAGGCATTCCCCCTCGGCAAGGACTTGAACAGCGCAGAACTAACCCGGCAATTAGCCGAAGGTGCATTGGCAAAACTCACTCGTCAGTGA